In Afipia sp. GAS231, a single window of DNA contains:
- a CDS encoding alpha/beta fold hydrolase → MAAPAQDDVFVDDITLPAADGYPLAATLFLPRGAKRNAVLINSATAVHRKLYRGFAGYLAKRGCAVLTYDYRGTGDSRQQALTGYNQPKSLVGFKASMSDWAAQDITAAVAWMRQRYHGMPFAYVGHSFGGQALGLLPNNSEISRALLIAAQAGYWKLMAVPERYRVYALLNFVGLPLTRALGYMPGKAGLGMDLPKDAFLQWVSWVMSPRYLFDSKLEALQNFPKYKGALRALCLSDDPWATRPAVELLCAGFTSIKPEIITVTPADTGVTSIGHMGFFRAEHRDTLWRGAAEWIQAGE, encoded by the coding sequence GTGGCCGCGCCGGCTCAGGACGACGTCTTTGTCGACGATATCACGCTGCCGGCAGCCGATGGCTATCCGCTGGCGGCGACGCTGTTTCTGCCGCGCGGCGCCAAGCGCAACGCCGTCCTGATCAATTCGGCCACGGCGGTCCATCGCAAGCTCTATCGCGGCTTTGCCGGCTATCTCGCCAAGCGCGGCTGCGCGGTGCTGACCTACGACTATCGCGGCACGGGCGACTCCCGGCAGCAGGCGCTGACCGGCTACAACCAGCCGAAGTCGCTGGTCGGCTTCAAGGCCTCGATGTCGGACTGGGCGGCGCAGGATATCACCGCCGCCGTCGCCTGGATGCGCCAACGCTATCACGGCATGCCGTTCGCCTATGTCGGGCACTCCTTCGGCGGCCAGGCGCTCGGGCTGTTGCCGAACAACAGCGAGATTTCGCGCGCGCTCCTGATCGCGGCACAGGCCGGCTACTGGAAGCTGATGGCCGTGCCGGAACGCTATCGCGTCTACGCGCTGCTGAATTTCGTCGGCCTCCCCCTCACCCGCGCGCTCGGTTACATGCCGGGCAAGGCCGGGCTCGGCATGGACCTGCCGAAGGATGCGTTCCTGCAATGGGTCTCCTGGGTGATGAGCCCGCGCTATCTCTTCGATTCCAAGCTCGAGGCGTTGCAGAATTTTCCGAAGTACAAGGGCGCGTTGCGCGCGCTGTGCCTGTCCGACGATCCCTGGGCGACGCGGCCGGCGGTCGAACTGTTGTGCGCAGGCTTCACCTCGATCAAGCCCGAGATCATCACCGTGACCCCCGCCGACACCGGCGTCACCTCGATCGGCCACATGGGCTTCTTCCGCGCCGAGCACCGCGACACGCTGTGGCGTGGGGCGGCGGAGTGGATCCAGGCGGGGGAATAG